In the genome of Candidatus Omnitrophota bacterium, the window TATTGCATAGAACTCGGCTCGGCGGTTAATCCGCTTCCTCCCATAAACCTATGGAGTCGTCAAAGCCGTCCTGATCCCTATCCAAGGAAAAAACGATGAAATTCTACGACCAAATGGCCCAAACCTACGATTACTTCATTGATTGGCCGGAGCGAATAAAGAAGGAAGATCCCTTCTATCAGCATCTTTTCCAAGAATGCTTGGGCAAATCTATCCTCGATCTCGGCTGCAGCACGGGAGGCCATGCGCTTTATTGGGGGGAAATGGGATATAACGTTGTCGGAATCGATAGTTCCAGCAAAATGATCAAATACGCCCAGGAATTGGCGGAAAAGGAAGAAGTCGATATCGAATTCCAGTGTATGAAAATTACCGACTTCGCCTCGCGCTTTCAGCAGAAATTCGACGCCGTCATCTGCGCGGGCAATACGCTCTCCCATCTTTTAGACAAGCCGTCAATCATACGCCTATTCACGGAGTCCATCGCCGTAATGAAGATAACCAGCGTGGCGATTTATCATCTCCTCAACTATCGGCTCATTCTGGAAAACCGGCGCCGCGATTTTCCCGTCAAATCCCGCATCGTGGAAGGAACGGAATACGTCTTCGCGAGATTTTACGATTTCCAAACGGAACATCTCGAATTCAACATGGTTTCCGCCGTGAAGGACGAAAACGGATGGCATTCGCGCAGTTCGCAATTGCTGCATCATCCCTGGCTGGCGGATGAACTGATCGAAATGGCCAAAGAGGCGGGATTCACAGAGATTATGACCTACGGCGATTACGATTTTTCCGAATTCGATCCCGAAACCAGCCAAGACCTATTGCTGGTGTGCGAATTGGGAGAAGCGTAAAAACACTGACGAGTGACAAGTTATAAGCCCCCTACCGAGGAAAGACCCTCGGCGATTGCAGGAAGAAAAGCCCTGCCGCCCCGCTGTTGAAACGGCGGGCTAGTGTCGTTTGCCCCTTTAAAGGGGCATTTGAAAATAGCCCAGCCTTTCAAGGCTGGGATGACGATGAGGGACTGGGTGGCGGGTGGCAAGGGCAAGGTTGTATCCGCCTTTGAATTATCCTCTTTCATCTTTCATCTTTCATCATTCATCATTCATCATTCATCACTTATCATTCCCAGTTCATCCCGTTTCCTGCTGGCCGCCTTTAAATTCCTTGTATTTGAGCGCTAGAACGGTGAGGACGATGCTAGCGGCGATGATGCCCAAGAGAGTAACGATCGAAACCGTTGCAGAGGAAGGTTTATGTTCGCTGAGAAGCGCGATCATAATTTCTTTTACGTCGTTGCCGCCTCCGGAAGCGAAATCCTGCCGTGGAAAAATGGATTGCAGGTAATGCTTGATGGTGAGTTTGTGGGCTGTGCCGGGAATATAAGCGGCGAAGGCGTCCCAAACAAAGAGAAGAAATGCGCCCACTTTCAAAGAATGCTTGAAAAAAATCCCTACTAGCATCATCACGGCGCCGTAGGATGCCAATCCAAGAGCGAAGATGCGCATATCCCTCAATAAAACCCTATACTCGCTGAGAATCATATCCGCCCCGGGCATCGAACCGAGAATCAGATAAACCGCTGTCAGAGAAATGCCGGTTAGAATGACGACGGAAAGAACGTATGCCATGAACTTGCCTAGGACGATGACGGTTCGAGGGATGGGGCGAAGCCGCAGAAAAATCAACGTCCCCTCGTCCACTTCCTCTGACATGACCGATAGGCCGCGCAAGAGCGAAAGCAAGGGAACCACGAATTGCATAAACATACTGGCGCTGCATAAAGTGTAGATATTGAACGGATCGCCTCCGCTCTTGGAAGGTGGAAAGCCATAGATGGCGACAATCAACCGCCAGAACAGCACGGGAAACAGTGGAATCAGCGCCACAATGGCGGGAAAGAGGATTTTCCGCCGCAGCAGCGTCATGCGCAGGTTGATCGTAATCAGGGCGGATAGTGGATAACTTACGCGAGAGAGAAAGACGGTGGATGGGTTCATTTCACTAAGTACTCGAAAACGGATTGGAGATTGTCGTCCATCGTGATCAATTGATCCACGGGAATTTGGCGGTCGAGAACGATTTCGTCGAAGCGGTTGTAGAATTGATCGGGAGACAACGTTTGCACGATCAATTCGTCCGACGTTTCGCCGAAGGATAGACTTTGCACTTCCGGGAATCCCACGAGTAGATTGGAAAGGCGCTGCCTTTCGGGAGTGATGATGCGGACGTGGCGCGGCTGTTCGTCGATCAACTCGCGGATTTCCTGCACCTCGCCTTCCGCCAGAAGCAAGCCGTGATTGAGCACCAGGATGCGGTTGGTCATCTCTTCGACCTCGTGAAGAATGTGGCTGGAGACAAGGATCGTTTTGCCCATCTGCCCATAATGGCGGATGCGCTCGGCGCATTCGTGGCGGCCTATGGGATCCATGCCGGAAAACGGCTCGTCGAGGAAGAGAACTTGGGGATCGTGCAGAATGGCTTGGGCGAATTTAATGCGCTGGCGCATGCCCTTGCTGTAAGCTCCGATCGGCTTGCGCGCCGCTTCCCGATCAAGACCCATAATAACCAGGGTTTCTTTCGCCGTTTCTAAGGCTTTGGCTTTGGGCAAGCCGTGCAGCCGGGCCATATACGTTAAAAATTCCTCGCCGGATAGGGTTTCGTAAAACGTCTCCTGGTCGGGGCAGAAGCCGAGAACTTCATAGATAGGAGAATGATCCCAGACGCAATGGCCGTCGATCTTCACCTCGCCGGTATCGGGTTCCAATTGGCCGGTCATCAACTTGAGCAGCGTAGTTTTTCCGGCGCCGTTCGGTCCCAACAAGCCGGTAACGCCCGGAGCGATGCGCGCCGACAAGTTGCTGACGCCGATCACTTCGCCGTACCACTTGGAAAGTCCTTGAATTTCGATAATAGCCATAGTATTTGATACGCTTTTCAAATCAAATTTTCGCAACCAAAACAACGCACTATCACTTCACGATCTCCACGGCGCGAATCTGCCGGTAAAGCAGCATGGAAGCCAATACGCAAAACAGCAGTAAAGCGGCTAGGTGATATCCCCAATGGATTTCGTAAGGAATTTCCTGATGGAAGATCTCCGCGCCCAGCTGGCTCCA includes:
- a CDS encoding class I SAM-dependent methyltransferase, which gives rise to MKFYDQMAQTYDYFIDWPERIKKEDPFYQHLFQECLGKSILDLGCSTGGHALYWGEMGYNVVGIDSSSKMIKYAQELAEKEEVDIEFQCMKITDFASRFQQKFDAVICAGNTLSHLLDKPSIIRLFTESIAVMKITSVAIYHLLNYRLILENRRRDFPVKSRIVEGTEYVFARFYDFQTEHLEFNMVSAVKDENGWHSRSSQLLHHPWLADELIEMAKEAGFTEIMTYGDYDFSEFDPETSQDLLLVCELGEA
- a CDS encoding ABC transporter permease, translating into MNPSTVFLSRVSYPLSALITINLRMTLLRRKILFPAIVALIPLFPVLFWRLIVAIYGFPPSKSGGDPFNIYTLCSASMFMQFVVPLLSLLRGLSVMSEEVDEGTLIFLRLRPIPRTVIVLGKFMAYVLSVVILTGISLTAVYLILGSMPGADMILSEYRVLLRDMRIFALGLASYGAVMMLVGIFFKHSLKVGAFLLFVWDAFAAYIPGTAHKLTIKHYLQSIFPRQDFASGGGNDVKEIMIALLSEHKPSSATVSIVTLLGIIAASIVLTVLALKYKEFKGGQQETG
- a CDS encoding ABC transporter ATP-binding protein, whose product is MKSVSNTMAIIEIQGLSKWYGEVIGVSNLSARIAPGVTGLLGPNGAGKTTLLKLMTGQLEPDTGEVKIDGHCVWDHSPIYEVLGFCPDQETFYETLSGEEFLTYMARLHGLPKAKALETAKETLVIMGLDREAARKPIGAYSKGMRQRIKFAQAILHDPQVLFLDEPFSGMDPIGRHECAERIRHYGQMGKTILVSSHILHEVEEMTNRILVLNHGLLLAEGEVQEIRELIDEQPRHVRIITPERQRLSNLLVGFPEVQSLSFGETSDELIVQTLSPDQFYNRFDEIVLDRQIPVDQLITMDDNLQSVFEYLVK